One genomic window of Arvicola amphibius chromosome 4, mArvAmp1.2, whole genome shotgun sequence includes the following:
- the Kcnj16 gene encoding inward rectifier potassium channel 16 translates to MSYYGSSYRIVNVDSKYPGYPSEHAIAEKRRARRRLLHKDGSCNVYFKHIFGEWGSYMVDIFTTLVDTKWRHMFVIFSLSYILSWLIFGSIFWLIAFHHGDLLNDPDITPCVDNVHSFTAAFLFSLETQTTIGYGYRCVTEECSVAVLTVILQSILSCIINTFIIGAALAKMATARKRAQTIRFSYFALIGMRDGKLCLMWRIGDFRPNHVVEGTVRAQLLRYSEDSEGRMTMTFKDLKLVNDQIILVTPVTIVHEIDHESPLYALDRKAVAKDNFEILVTFIYTGDSTGTSHQSRSSYIPREILWGHRFNDVLEVKRKYYKVNCLQFEGSVEVYAPFCSAKQLDWKDQQLTNLEKTSPVRGSCTSDSNVRRQSFSAVAIVSSCENPEETGTSPPAECKEVPYQKALLTLNRISMESQM, encoded by the coding sequence ATGAGCTATTACGGAAGTAGTTACCGGATTGTAAATGTGGATTCCAAATATCCAGGCTATCCCTCAGAGCATGCTATAGCTGAGAAGAGAAGGGCAAGAAGGCGCCTGCTCCACAAAGATGGCAGTTGCAACGTGTACTTCAAACACATTTTTGGAGAATGGGGGAGCTACATGGTTGACATTTTCACCACTCTTGTGGATACCAAGTGGCGTCACATGTTCGTGATATTTTCTCTGTCTTATATTCTCTCCTGGTTGATATTTGGCTCCATATTTTGGCTCATAGCCTTTCATCATGGAGACCTGTTAAATGATCCAGACATCACGCCTTGTGTTGACAACGTGCACTCGTTCACGGCAGCATTTCTATTCTCCCTTGAGACCCAGACCACCATTGGGTACGGTTACCGGTGTGTCACAGAAGAATGCTCTGTGGCCGTGCTGACGGTCATCCTTCAGTCCATCTTAAGTTGCATCATAAACACCTTCATCATTGGAGCAGCCTTGGCGAAGATGGCCACCGCCCGGAAGCGAGCCCAGACCATCCGTTTCAGCTATTTCGCACTCATTGGTATGAGAGACGGGAAGCTTTGCCTCATGTGGCGCATAGGTGATTTCCGACCAAACCATGTGGTAGAAGGTACAGTGAGAGCCCAGCTTCTCCGATACTCAGAAGACAGTGAAGGGCGGATGACCATGACCTTTAAAGATCTCAAACTCGTCAATGACCAGATCATCCTGGTAACCCCAGTTACCATCGTCCATGAAATTGACCACGAGAGTCCTCTGTATGCCCTTGATCGCAAGGCAGTGGCCAAAGATAATTTCGAGATTTTAGTGACATTTATCTATACTGGGGATTCTACTGGGACATCCCACCAGTCTAGAAGTTCTTACATCCCCAGAGAAATTCTCTGGGGCCATAGGTTTAATGATGTCTTGGAAGTGAAGAGAAAGTACTACAAAGTGAACTGCTTGCAGTTTGAAGGAAGTGTGGAAGTCTATGCCCCCTTTTGCAGTGCCAAACAACTGGACTGGAAAGACCAGCAACTCACCAACTTGGAAAAAACATCCCCTGTCCGAGGATCCTGTACCTCTGACAGCAATGTCAGGAGGCAGTCTTTCAGTGCTGTAGCCATTGTGAGCAGCTGCGAGAACCCTGAGGAGACCGGCACCTCCCCACCAGCTGAGTGTAAGGAAGTCCCTTACCAAAAAGCTCTCCTGACTTTAAATAGAATCTCCATGGAATCCCAGATGTAG